In the genome of Desulfovibrio desulfuricans, one region contains:
- a CDS encoding respiratory chain complex I subunit 1 family protein, giving the protein MSDTLLAILHMCIFPGGAFALLVAMFFKGLDRRVEARLQRRVGPPLIQPWLDIAKLLTKETLIPKTACRSAFLMAPVFGFTGMAVCAAFIPIPGVFDGLFNMGDLLVIFYLLPIPAMAIMLGGSASSSPFGAMGFSREMMLMLAYETPLLMILLSVAMLTGKVLSGGAWGAEFSLLKIVAMQQQVGSFGFNPTMIPALLAYLIFLPGTMGVAPFDIPEAETELIEGPLLEYGGPLLAMFQITSALKTFVVLGLGVALFFPGTISDIWLVNLVWFLLKCLALMLLSLTLVKSATGRFRIDQAFRFYITVPTALALCSLILVWVM; this is encoded by the coding sequence ATGAGCGACACCCTGCTTGCCATACTGCATATGTGCATCTTCCCCGGCGGTGCCTTTGCCCTGCTGGTGGCCATGTTCTTCAAAGGACTTGACCGCCGGGTCGAGGCGCGGCTGCAGCGCCGCGTCGGCCCCCCGCTGATCCAGCCCTGGCTTGATATAGCCAAACTGTTGACCAAGGAAACACTCATCCCAAAAACCGCCTGCCGTTCGGCCTTTTTGATGGCCCCGGTGTTCGGCTTTACGGGCATGGCCGTGTGCGCGGCCTTTATACCGATTCCCGGCGTGTTCGACGGCCTGTTCAACATGGGCGACCTGCTGGTAATCTTTTACCTCCTGCCCATCCCGGCCATGGCCATCATGCTGGGCGGCTCAGCCTCCAGCTCGCCCTTTGGCGCTATGGGCTTCTCACGTGAAATGATGCTGATGCTGGCATACGAAACGCCGCTGCTCATGATTCTGCTCTCGGTCGCCATGCTTACGGGCAAGGTGCTGAGCGGCGGCGCATGGGGCGCGGAATTTTCGCTGCTCAAGATTGTGGCCATGCAGCAGCAGGTGGGGTCGTTCGGCTTCAACCCGACCATGATTCCCGCGCTGCTCGCGTACCTGATCTTTCTGCCCGGCACCATGGGCGTCGCGCCCTTTGATATCCCCGAGGCGGAAACCGAGCTCATCGAAGGCCCCCTGCTGGAATACGGCGGCCCCCTGCTGGCCATGTTCCAGATCACGTCCGCGCTCAAGACCTTTGTTGTTTTGGGTTTGGGGGTTGCGCTTTTCTTCCCCGGCACCATATCTGACATATGGCTGGTGAATCTGGTCTGGTTCCTGCTCAAGTGCCTCGCGCTCATGCTGCTTTCGCTTACCCTGGTCAAATCGGCCACCGGGCGCTTCCGCATTGATCAGGCGTTCCGCTTTTACATAACGGTGCCCACAGCGCTTGCGCTGTGCAGCCTGATACTGGTCTGGGTGATGTAA
- a CDS encoding NADH-quinone oxidoreductase subunit B family protein, which yields MLKKLSVRSPWLFRINAGSCNGCDVELATTACIPRYDVERLGCRYCGSPRHADIVLITGPLTTRVRDRVLRVWNEIPEPKVTVAVGICPISGGVFREGYSIEGPLDRYIPVDVNVPGCPPRPQAILEAVVLARSIWLKKLGVEE from the coding sequence ATGCTTAAAAAACTCTCCGTGCGGTCGCCGTGGCTTTTCCGCATCAATGCTGGATCGTGCAACGGTTGCGACGTGGAACTGGCCACAACGGCCTGTATACCGCGTTACGACGTAGAACGTCTGGGTTGCCGCTACTGCGGCAGCCCCCGCCACGCCGACATTGTGCTGATAACCGGCCCCCTGACCACAAGGGTTCGTGACCGGGTGCTGCGAGTGTGGAATGAAATTCCCGAACCCAAGGTAACTGTGGCTGTGGGCATCTGCCCCATTTCGGGCGGCGTGTTCCGTGAGGGCTATTCCATCGAAGGCCCCCTGGACCGCTACATTCCTGTGGATGTCAACGTGCCCGGCTGCCCGCCGCGCCCCCAGGCCATTCTTGAGGCTGTGGTGCTGGCGCGGTCCATCTGGCTGAAAAAACTGGGCGTGGAGGAGTGA
- a CDS encoding 4Fe-4S binding protein — protein MAGFLKVLFRNLLEGPSTDPFPLGETFTPDRLRGKAVVDPDLCMGCGICRHSCAAGAINITPLPDRKGFTITIWQNSCCLCASCRHYCPTGAMSITTNWHTAHPESEKFNRIEQQTIHYEPCAGCGELMRPLPKKLAEKLYAYNDEIDRELTRRLCPKCRQLEDAKRNACVLPAASGEAEAKGVTSAAPTKD, from the coding sequence ATGGCGGGCTTTCTGAAAGTTCTGTTCCGCAATCTGCTTGAAGGTCCGAGCACCGATCCCTTCCCGCTGGGTGAAACCTTCACCCCTGACCGGCTTCGCGGCAAGGCCGTTGTTGATCCCGACCTGTGCATGGGCTGCGGCATCTGCCGTCACTCGTGCGCGGCGGGGGCCATCAACATTACGCCATTGCCCGACCGCAAGGGCTTTACCATCACCATCTGGCAAAACTCGTGCTGCCTGTGTGCCTCATGCCGCCACTATTGCCCCACCGGGGCCATGAGCATCACCACCAACTGGCACACCGCGCACCCCGAATCGGAAAAATTCAACCGCATCGAACAGCAGACCATTCATTATGAACCCTGCGCTGGTTGCGGCGAGCTCATGCGGCCTCTGCCCAAAAAACTGGCCGAAAAGCTCTATGCCTACAATGATGAAATTGACAGGGAACTGACGCGCAGGCTCTGCCCCAAGTGCCGTCAGCTGGAAGACGCCAAGCGCAATGCCTGCGTGCTGCCCGCCGCCTCTGGCGAAGCAGAGGCAAAAGGCGTTACTTCTGCCGCTCCCACCAAGGATTAG